Below is a window of Salvelinus alpinus chromosome 5, SLU_Salpinus.1, whole genome shotgun sequence DNA.
GGACGACAAGGATGCTTGAAATTATGAATTACAGTAGTGATTTGTATTAGCTGTAAAAACCCTGATTCTCCATCATCCATGCTTGATTACCTGTGAACCTGAGGTGAGAAATGGCATGGTATATCTACAGCATAATCTGAGTACATGTTTTTAGACAATTTAGACGTATCATTCACAACACTTAATTTTCTTGATAAGGCTTCCTCTTAGTGGAACTTTAAATATACATCAGTTAGATTTGTGAGCACTTGTATGGTATATCTGGTGCCTAATCAGAATTTTCACAAAAATATCATTACATTCACAACTTTTAATTGTCTTCATAAAGCTTTCTCAAGACATGAACTTTAAATAGACATGAGTTAGAAGTTTGAGAGCTGGTATAGCATATGTAGAGTCTGAGTAGCTAGATAAAGGGAAATGTCTTTAGATGATTAATCGATTTTCACAAAATATAATTACATTCACAATTTTTAATTGTCTTCAATAGGCTTCCCGAAGCTGTGACCATTGTGTATAGATTGTTTTGGAGTCTGTGCGAGGTTGCATATCTAGACTAGAGCCATGTCTGAATAGCCAGATACAGGAAAAATGTCGTCGAAAATTCAGGGGATAGCCCAAATGGGTTTCAAACCCAGAAACCTGCAACAGTCAGTCCAGTAGTACTGTCACCATAAAGCCTCAACCAAGGGCTACATAAAAATGGCAAAGGTTTTTAATACTGATACAAATGTGGAGCAAAAGCTAAACTGATACAAAAATGAGGTTCAAAATGAGTCACTCTGCAGTGATCTGGACTCACACAGTTGTAGGGCAGTGGCAAAATGGTGCAGTGCTGTGTCATTGTTGGCAAAAGTCTTGCTCCCTCAATTGCCAGCTCTGTAGTTTAAAGCCTCTGCAGTCAGCTGATGCGCTGCTgagattttgtttgtttttaggggCTAATGGTAATATTTGCTATTCATCGTGTTTTAGAGAGATAGACATGCTTCACAGCTAAATGTATATTTTGTTTTCTCAGACTGTTCTCATtgccctccgtctctctccactGCTTATCCCCGCCCCTTATCACTGCTTAACCCCGCCCCTTAcatctctctcattcccttcctTAACAGCTCAGACTTGGCTGGCTGACGCTGTCATTGATCCCTGCTGTCAGTGCTATAAAAAAAGGTTTGCGTCACAGTCATTACCAGCTCTATAAAAGATACAGTGATGCAGATTCCACTGTGTCGACCCAGCAACTCCATTACGGTTAGAGCTGCCTGTTTCGCAAGTCATGAGTTCCATTGCTTACGACCCTTACTTTCCCTCCTCTTCCCACAAGAGGAGGGTGATGCTGCGCAGTGGAGGGTATGGAGACAGTGCAGGAGGGATGGCATCCAGGTCGGTgtattccagccactctgccCCCCTCTCATACCATGGGTCATCCCGGCTGCATTACCCAACATACAGCCGTAGCTCCTCCATGCTGCTGTCTACCCCCAGATCTGCTGCCGCTGCTGAACTCGACATCAGCCAGGCGGTGCAGGTGAGCACTGAGTTCAAGGCCGTGCGGACTCAGGAGAAAGCCCAGCTACAGGAGCTGAATGACCGCTTTGCCAGTTTCATTGAGCGCGTCCACGAGCTGGAACAGCAGAACCAGGTGCTGGATGCTGAACTGCTGATCCTCAGGCAGAGGCATGTGGAGCCCTCCCACCTCAGGTCCCTGTATGAGCACGAGATCCGCCAGCTCCGTGCTGCTGTGGAGGAGGCCCGCGATGAGAAACAGGCTGCCCAGAACCACAGGGACCAGATGGAGGAGGTGCTGCAGAGTCTGCAGGGACGTTATGAAGAGGAGGTAGTGAGCAGGGAAGAGGTGGAGGGGCAACTGATGGATGCCAGGAAAGGGGCGGATGAGGCTGCTTTGGGCCGTGTTGAGCTGGAGAAGAGGACGGAGACGCTGCTGGATGAGTTGGCCTTCCTGAAACGTCTCCATGAGGGGGAGATAGCTGAGCTGCAGACCCAGGTGCAGTACAATGCCCAGGTGTCCGTGGAGATGGAGGTGGCCAAGCCAGACCTGTCTTCAGCCCTCCGAGACATCCGTGTCCAGTATGAGAAACTGGCACATCGCAACCTCCAGTCAGCCGAGGAATGGTTCCGCAGCAAGGTGAGTGTGATGACAGAAGGCACCTCCCGCAACACAGACAACATTCGCAATGCCAAAGAAGATGCCGGGGAGTACCGCCGCCTGATCCAAACACGGAACCAGGAGATTGAAGCCTGCCGTGATAGGAACCAGTCCCTGGAGAATCAGttacaggaggtagaggaggaacaGAGTGCTGAGATCGCAGCCCTACAGGTCAGTGCCAGAGCCGCATGAATGAAAAGCATACGATTTCTCAAAAAAAAATGTCACGTGTCGAATATCTGCATTAGACCCTGCTGAGCCTAATCCTTCAGACAAATGTACACAATATTCTACAGAAATGTGGTGTAATGCATCCGTGAAGTCAACAAGGTAAGTTTTGGACTGTAGATTACATGTACAAATAATTTGATAATGATGTGTATTGAAAACATGTCTACACTAGAAAATAGTGCCAAGTTTGTATAGTATTGTTTTAGAGTGCCTCCTTATtacttaaaatgtatttatttcataGTTATTCCACAATAAACACTTTATTAATCATGTTACACTGTTAACATAATAAAGCATCTCTCCAATAACAGGAATCAATTGGCCAGCTGGAGGACGAGTTGAGGACAACCAAGAATGAAATGGCTCGGTACCTGAAGGATTATCAAGACCTCTTGAACGTTAAGATGGCTCTGGACATCGAGATCGCAGCTTACAGGTCTGTGGCTTATAAAATTAGATCAGCATGTTTTGTGCCATCTCTCGTTATCTACAtgttatgtacatatctaccctATGTATCTATTATCTTTCCAGGAAGCTGCTTGAAGGGGAGGAGAATCGCTTCAGTGCAGTAGGACCAGGGGCAATGTCCAGTGTCTATTCCCAAAGCCTGTGTGTTGCCCCATCCCGCAACCGCCCCATGTTTTCCATGCAGTCCAGCCTGAGCTCTGGTGCCCCCTACCTACGCATGTACAGCTCATCATTCTCCTCTGCAGATGAGATTATAGCTGCTAGTCAAGCACAGCCTGCTGAGTCAAGTCctcaggaagaagaggaggaggaggaaggagaggagaagggagacgAGGAAGCAAAGGAAGAGGATGTTGAAGAAGAGAAAAAAGCAGAAGGTCAGTATTGTCCAGAGTTTAAATTGATGTGCTTTCAAAACATTTTCATGAAGGTTTTGAGTTGTcaggttccgtatctgcagcggATAGCAACTAATCACATTGTCTCTACCTACAGGTGACAATGGAGATATGAAGGAAGAGGCAGAAGAGGAGGCTAAAGAAAATGGAGACGATGGAGGAGATGAAAACCAagaaggtagagatggagaggaggatggagccaATGAAACAGAAGAAGGGCATGATAAGGGAGAAGAGGATGAAAGCAAAAAGGAAGTAGAAGTGGCAGAGGAAAAAGAGAAGCCAAAGGACAAAAATATTTAAATCAAGATTCTGATGAATGACACATTGATTGTCCCATGTCGAGGTGCTCTACAAAAAGATCCATCAGTTCAGTACAATCAATCAGGAAACCATTGTATACAGCAGAGGCCTTTATGTTTGTGTGCAAGGAGGTAGTATGGCTGTACACTGAGTGAAGCAAAACATGacagtgtatgcatgtgtgtgccaGCAAGGCGATAAATAATAAAAAGCAAATACCTGTATATGAAATACATTAAAATAAATGCAATATGAGTGCTCTATGGGTGAGAGAAATGAGAAAGAGAATGTGTGGAGTTTTGTGAGCAAATACTGTATTGTATTAGCCTGTGAAATATTTGTTTGAAAAACCTATGTGCATTTCTGTCACCCCAATATGCATATAAGAACACCACTGTGTTCAATATACTTGATTTTCAATGCCTTAGACATATTCTGAGTGGGATCAATGATGTACAGTACTGAACACAAATAAAGACTTGAAACATGTCCATCTGAATACATTTCTGGTATTATTGCACTATTGAATTCACTCATGAAGTTGCTGACTCATTTTCCTGACTATCCGAATGAGTCAGCAATAAGAGTTTGTAAATGgatatacctagtcagttgtacaactgaatgccttcaactgaaatgtgtattctgcatttaacacaacccctctggatcagagaggtgcagggggctgccttaatcatcGTCTATGCCTTTGGCatccagggaacagtgggttacagttttttccaattgCTAACACACTAAAATGACATGCACAGCACAATTATTTaaactgacacacagagagagaaaaaaagtctcCAAAAGTCTAAACACATTTTCTGATTTACACACATTTTGCAATTCAAAATGGCACTTTTTAAATGCACTGCACACGGTTCTCTGCATAAGACACAACAATCTGACATAAAGTCACATGTTTGCCATTTCAAAACACTGCCATTCAAAATTACACTACATGAGCTAATTGGCCAATACATGTGCCACCTGACCAAACACCTCAATGGTTAATTGTTACCACTTCAATCAGGAAGTAAGCACTATGAAAAGACCACAGGTGAGCACCTTTTGTTTTACAACAACAATGGAAGCTgttgcagagagaggaagaggaagagggagggtgagaatgagagggggaggaaaagtgagaggtaggggtagagctgGTAGAGGAGTTCATGGCCAACGAAGACAACAACTTTCAAATGAAATCAGAGCAACCTTAGTTGATCATGTCATCAACCATGGGCTGACAATGCGAGAGTCTGGACAGAGAGTGCAGCCCAACTTGAGACGTTTTACTGTCGCCTGTGTCATCCAGACATTTAGACTGGAGTACAGGTATGTAACCAAAATTTCTTTCACACTATGTAGTACACCCCATGTCATAGTGTATCAGTTGGGTGATACCTGTTTACTTCATGAATGGCTGATGTCATACACTAACTGCACAAATTTCCTGTAGAATTTACTCTACTGTGGGGGAAATATCTTTAGGCTGCGTTGTCCAAGccctatatttttgtttttttgtttttctaaaGGACTGAGAGATGCAACCATGGTGGAGGAAGGGGCCAAATGTTCACCGGGGTACAGGAAGCTGCCATTGTAAACTTGGTTTTGGAAAATAATGAAATCAGATTACGAGAAATTCAAAGCCACATCATCCAAGACAACACCATATTCAACAACATTCAACGAGTCAGTCTGTCCACATTGGCTCGCATTCTCAAGCGAAACCaaatcagaatgaaacaactttatAAGGTGCCGTTTGAGAGAAACTGTTAGGTGAGAATTATCggttaattgaatgattagaatattcagCCCTGAAACATATTATTGCATGGAAGTGATTTGAATGTATAacatcataatcaataaatgtgtagtctagtcagaattagggtaatgtctttatggtattataaacacagactgtctgagcttggtgccgacctgactagagatttgggaAAAGAACAGGGAGTATGTCTCAAGGACAAGGTCACTAATCTCTGgcggctgggtagcaggacatgtgtgtgcgtctgtttgtatgtgtgtgtgtgtgtgcgtatgtgtgtgcgtatggttgtgtgaatgtgtgggcgtgagaagtcagtataaaatgaattgttttgtattcctgactttagaacgttctctgaataaactgtactaaccttttgtataagctgagtctttgactaattattattatacccatggtcttacaaacctcgggaattggtcagagctattgattgattgttattatcattgggattggaAATTCTCTTATCAGAAACTCTCAAAGAAACAAAGAGGTCAGACGAGCATATGTGGATGTAAGTACAATATTGACTGCAGTACACTACACGCAACATTGTTTCCCAGTGTACTGGATAACACCATATTGACTGcttttgttctttgttttcagGGAGTACTGGAAATGGATGCT
It encodes the following:
- the LOC139576828 gene encoding neurofilament light polypeptide-like, which gives rise to MSSIAYDPYFPSSSHKRRVMLRSGGYGDSAGGMASRSVYSSHSAPLSYHGSSRLHYPTYSRSSSMLLSTPRSAAAAELDISQAVQVSTEFKAVRTQEKAQLQELNDRFASFIERVHELEQQNQVLDAELLILRQRHVEPSHLRSLYEHEIRQLRAAVEEARDEKQAAQNHRDQMEEVLQSLQGRYEEEVVSREEVEGQLMDARKGADEAALGRVELEKRTETLLDELAFLKRLHEGEIAELQTQVQYNAQVSVEMEVAKPDLSSALRDIRVQYEKLAHRNLQSAEEWFRSKVSVMTEGTSRNTDNIRNAKEDAGEYRRLIQTRNQEIEACRDRNQSLENQLQEVEEEQSAEIAALQESIGQLEDELRTTKNEMARYLKDYQDLLNVKMALDIEIAAYRKLLEGEENRFSAVGPGAMSSVYSQSLCVAPSRNRPMFSMQSSLSSGAPYLRMYSSSFSSADEIIAASQAQPAESSPQEEEEEEEGEEKGDEEAKEEDVEEEKKAEGDNGDMKEEAEEEAKENGDDGGDENQEGRDGEEDGANETEEGHDKGEEDESKKEVEVAEEKEKPKDKNI